In Rhodococcus sp. OK302, one genomic interval encodes:
- a CDS encoding Rv1733c family protein, which translates to MRNHPDRTISRPSRWWRQAPWSSNRLMRPSDRFLSSLVIAAVAIVALAVPVSATMGTSTYTSDRARIEQEYSTYQEWNGTVVQSNGTTPSAPPVVPAAPEIAANDVGGAKKAVTWTMNGTSRTEPLIAHFGAQVGDTITVWTNGKGDQVQPPPETSIAAVDGVAVAIVLWGAVTLTMYLMVAVARNLIALHNHRMWDLEWKNKFQQHS; encoded by the coding sequence ATGCGTAACCACCCGGATCGCACGATCTCTCGGCCCAGTCGATGGTGGAGGCAAGCGCCGTGGTCCTCCAATCGATTGATGCGTCCCTCTGACCGATTCCTGTCCTCCTTGGTCATTGCGGCTGTTGCGATAGTGGCACTCGCGGTACCTGTCTCGGCAACAATGGGGACCTCGACCTACACGTCCGACCGAGCACGTATCGAACAGGAGTACAGCACGTATCAAGAGTGGAACGGCACGGTCGTGCAGTCGAATGGCACGACCCCGAGTGCCCCACCAGTGGTGCCGGCGGCCCCCGAGATTGCGGCAAACGACGTCGGTGGCGCGAAGAAGGCAGTGACGTGGACTATGAACGGAACATCTCGCACCGAACCGCTGATCGCGCACTTCGGCGCGCAAGTCGGTGACACGATCACAGTGTGGACGAACGGCAAGGGCGATCAGGTTCAGCCACCCCCCGAGACGTCGATAGCGGCTGTCGACGGCGTCGCGGTTGCGATCGTGTTGTGGGGCGCGGTCACCCTCACGATGTACCTCATGGTCGCGGTTGCCCGCAATCTGATCGCTCTCCACAACCATCGAATGTGGGACCTGGAGTGGAAGAACAAATTTCAACAACACTCGTGA
- a CDS encoding cation-translocating P-type ATPase, with amino-acid sequence MSETVTDSESDAVNPRESMERMFRDLRSGRQGLASREAERRSIVHGSNELQRRRGREWPGQVLRQLTHPLALLLWMAAALAVVSGASPLGVAIVFVILVNAVFAFVQELHAEQAVEALSAFLPAQATVLRDRIEQLVDARTIVPGDVIVLDEGGRVSADARLVSGSVQVDLSALTGESVPVSVSADAGGGTGPLVAARDIVFSGTDVLGGKAIGLVFATGMRTEIGRIAALSERVGRDESPLEKQVKKVAWLIACVAVVMGAAFIPLGSLIAGLSWGDSVNFAIGLLVANVPEGLLPTITLALAVGVRTLARKGALVKRISAVETLGSTSVICTDKTGTLTVNRMRAIKIWTPSGVLAFDGDKQPQPSGSLPRRMAHAVASCCSAELRDATTAGESEGTGDPTELAMLRAAALNGEPVSATRNDHDITFPFDPELRRMSTVDRVDNRFEIHAKGAPEEILSLCSYLAEPEGTQHRLTSAERSDIAALVHDWAREGLRLIAVAERSVAVDGGEPLVRRDTEREMTLLGIAAMIDPPRPEVKDAVAKCHTAGIRIIVVTGDHGLTARGIAESVGIGKLGLQVVTGAELEAMSEKDLDALLYTGDEMIFARSSPEDKLRITDALRAGGYVVAMTGDGVNDAPALRRSDIGVAMGRSGTDVAREAATMVLTDDNFATIVEAVQAGRRVYDNVRKFIVYIFAHATPEVVPFLVYALSGGQIPLPLTVMQILAIDLGTETLPALALGRERAEPGLMDRRPRKATENVVDRAMLIRSWGLLGGVSALAVMVLFMATLVSGGWTFGADVSTGPLEHTWKLATTMSFLGIVSCQIGTAVAARTEHASLRQIGLFSNRLLLWGIVFEVTFAAVVVTVPPIQRVFGTVTPEWYQVLWLLPLPILVWGCDEVWRWMRRRRSEQSLAKGPS; translated from the coding sequence GTGTCCGAGACAGTTACTGATTCGGAATCAGACGCAGTCAATCCTCGTGAATCCATGGAGCGGATGTTTCGGGATCTGAGGTCGGGGCGGCAAGGACTCGCATCGAGGGAAGCCGAACGTCGATCAATCGTCCACGGATCCAACGAACTCCAGCGTCGGCGTGGCCGAGAGTGGCCAGGTCAGGTGCTTCGGCAGTTGACTCATCCGCTCGCACTGCTTCTGTGGATGGCCGCGGCGCTCGCTGTTGTCAGCGGGGCGTCTCCACTGGGTGTGGCCATTGTCTTCGTGATTCTTGTCAATGCGGTATTCGCATTTGTCCAGGAACTACACGCGGAGCAGGCGGTGGAGGCGCTCTCTGCATTCCTTCCTGCCCAGGCGACGGTGCTGCGGGACCGCATCGAACAGTTGGTTGATGCACGGACCATCGTTCCGGGCGATGTCATTGTTCTCGATGAAGGTGGCCGGGTATCGGCAGATGCACGGTTGGTTTCCGGTTCCGTTCAGGTTGATCTGTCGGCACTGACCGGAGAGTCCGTACCCGTTTCCGTTTCTGCCGATGCGGGTGGTGGCACGGGCCCTCTGGTGGCAGCTCGCGACATCGTCTTCAGTGGGACAGACGTGTTGGGTGGCAAGGCAATCGGATTGGTCTTTGCGACCGGTATGCGTACGGAGATCGGACGTATCGCAGCTCTGTCCGAACGGGTCGGGCGCGACGAGAGCCCGCTCGAAAAGCAAGTGAAGAAAGTGGCTTGGTTGATTGCCTGCGTGGCAGTCGTGATGGGGGCGGCATTCATACCGCTCGGGAGTCTGATTGCGGGGCTGTCCTGGGGTGATTCGGTCAATTTTGCAATCGGACTACTGGTGGCCAACGTTCCGGAAGGACTACTGCCCACTATCACGCTGGCCTTGGCCGTCGGAGTCCGCACTCTTGCCCGGAAAGGTGCTCTGGTCAAACGTATTTCGGCGGTGGAGACGCTCGGTTCCACCAGTGTGATCTGCACCGACAAGACCGGCACGCTGACCGTGAATCGTATGCGCGCGATCAAAATCTGGACGCCGTCCGGAGTTCTCGCCTTCGACGGAGACAAACAACCACAGCCTTCGGGATCCCTGCCGCGTCGGATGGCGCACGCCGTCGCATCCTGTTGCTCTGCCGAACTACGTGATGCGACGACGGCCGGGGAGAGCGAGGGGACCGGGGATCCCACCGAGTTGGCGATGTTGCGCGCTGCGGCCCTGAACGGCGAGCCCGTATCCGCGACACGGAACGACCATGACATCACCTTTCCGTTCGATCCCGAACTGCGACGGATGTCGACGGTGGATCGAGTCGACAATCGGTTCGAGATTCATGCAAAGGGTGCGCCGGAAGAGATCTTGTCCCTGTGCTCCTACCTTGCGGAACCCGAAGGCACTCAGCACCGCCTGACGTCCGCGGAGCGCTCCGACATCGCCGCGCTGGTGCATGACTGGGCGCGCGAGGGATTGCGACTGATCGCAGTGGCAGAGCGCTCGGTAGCCGTTGACGGTGGGGAACCGCTCGTTCGTCGAGATACCGAGCGAGAGATGACATTGCTGGGCATCGCAGCCATGATCGATCCACCGCGACCCGAGGTCAAGGATGCCGTCGCGAAATGCCATACGGCTGGAATACGAATCATCGTCGTGACAGGCGATCACGGACTCACCGCCCGCGGAATCGCGGAGAGCGTCGGAATCGGGAAACTAGGGCTGCAGGTGGTGACCGGCGCTGAACTCGAAGCTATGTCCGAGAAGGATCTCGACGCACTCCTCTATACCGGCGACGAAATGATCTTCGCTCGTAGTTCGCCCGAGGACAAGCTGCGGATCACGGACGCGCTGCGCGCCGGCGGCTATGTAGTCGCCATGACAGGCGACGGCGTCAATGATGCACCCGCACTGCGAAGATCGGATATCGGAGTGGCAATGGGCAGATCCGGTACCGACGTCGCTCGAGAGGCGGCGACTATGGTGCTGACCGATGACAATTTTGCCACCATCGTAGAAGCAGTCCAAGCCGGACGCAGGGTGTACGACAACGTGCGGAAGTTCATCGTCTACATTTTTGCGCACGCAACACCGGAAGTGGTGCCCTTCCTCGTCTACGCGTTGTCCGGTGGTCAGATTCCACTTCCGTTGACGGTGATGCAGATCCTGGCAATCGATTTGGGTACGGAGACGTTGCCCGCGCTGGCACTCGGCCGCGAAAGGGCGGAACCCGGGCTTATGGATCGCAGGCCGCGAAAGGCGACGGAGAACGTCGTGGACAGGGCAATGCTGATTCGATCCTGGGGGCTACTCGGCGGGGTGTCGGCGCTGGCAGTCATGGTTCTGTTCATGGCAACGCTCGTCTCTGGCGGCTGGACCTTCGGTGCGGATGTGTCGACGGGTCCTCTCGAACACACCTGGAAGTTGGCGACGACAATGAGTTTCCTCGGAATCGTGTCGTGTCAGATCGGCACGGCAGTCGCCGCTCGCACCGAGCATGCGTCCTTGCGGCAGATCGGGCTGTTCTCGAATCGACTGTTGCTGTGGGGAATCGTATTCGAAGTTACCTTCGCCGCAGTCGTCGTGACGGTGCCGCCGATTCAGCGTGTATTCGGGACAGTCACCCCAGAGTGGTATCAGGTTTTGTGGTTGCTGCCGTTGCCTATTCTGGTGTGGGGATGCGACGAAGTGTGGCGGTGGATGCGTCGGCGTCGATCTGAGCAGTCCCTTGCCAAGGGGCCGTCGTAG